The genome window gttatgactgatgatgagcagaggagactagagagatttggtagactccagcctccatcattcagtggggatGAGTCTAGGGATgcccaggactttttggacatgtGCCAGCGGATTCTTTGCACGACAGGTATTCTagagtggggtctcattcactactttttagtttactAGGGCTactttcagatggtgggaggcttatgagaggtgcatGCCAGTCGATGCAGCATCACTtatatggcatgagttctccgttctcttcttggagaagtttgtgccactgTCTcacagggaggagctgcgcaaaaagtttgagcagctacgtcaggatggcatatctatgacccagtacgagataagGTTTTCCGAGTTGGATCGTCACAAAGtgtggttggttcccacagatagggagaggattaggaggttcattgatggcctcatatATCAGTTGCAATCGGGAGAGGGTATCTGCTGttacttttgacgaggtggttgatattgctcggcagattgagatggtacATAgccaggagcgtgaggagagggaggccaagaagccTCGAGGTTCGGGTGCTCCCAATGGTGTTCATTCTGGGGGACAGTCTTACCACAACAAgagtcgtccttataggcccgctcagacggctcgtccagttcaccgtggtgcatcatctagccatagTCCATACAGTACCCGTCCgggccagtcatctctcagtgctcttcCAGCTCAGTGTTCATCTCGttcaccatcagttcagggttcatttgtaccaggttcttctgataGTTATTGTGGTTCCCGGGGTCCGCCTCAGTACTTATCGCTATTTTTCAAGAGGggatgtttcgagtgtggagagttgCGTCATGTGAAGAGGTTCTCTCCCCACCTTAGGAGAGGTCCAGTTTAGTAGAGGAGTCAGGCCATGACTTCAGCTccaattacttcaccacccgcccagccatctCGGGGTGcggctcaggcagctaggggtcgcccaagaggggagaccgatcaggtggcggtcaagcccgattctatgctattcttgcgaggccagatgtcgttgcttaagacgtagtgatcacatgtattgtctcagtatgccacagggatgcttctgtattatttgaccatggttccacttattcgtatgtattatcatatttttctcgttatctagatatgccccatgagtccttagttttatcggccatgtgtagtgactattgggggattggagactagagttgatctcttgttgcttagtatagttgatttcgacatgatcttgggtatggattggttgtctccatgtcatgttattctggactgtcacattaagaccatgacgttggcaATGTCGGGGTTTCTAAGGGATCGAGTGGAAAGGTTCTCTATATTATGTTTCctgcagagtgatttcatattttgaATGCCCAACGAATGATTGGGAAgggatgtctgtcatatttggcctttgtgagggatgttggtgttgatactcctactattgactcTGTTCCAGTGgtgcgagactttctggatgtgtttcctgcagacctgctgggcATGCCACCCTataaggatattgactttggtattgacttggtgctgggcactcaacccatttctattcctccgtatcgtacggcaccagctgagttgaaggaattgaaagaacagcttcaggaacttcttaataaggggtttattaggcctagcgtGTCGCCATGGGGTGcatcggttctgtttgtgaagaagaaggatggtactatgtagatgtgcatcgactataggcagttgaacaaagtaacaatcaagaacaagtatcatttgacGTGCATTGATGATCTGTTTCACCAGCTTAAGGGAGTGATGGTGTTCtgtaagattgatttgaggtttgggtatcaccagctgaagattcgggactcagatattctaaagacattATTTatgacccgttatggtcattatgatttccttgtgatgtcttttgagctgaccaacgccccaacaatattcatgcatctgatgaacagtgtatttcagccttatctcgactcatttgtcatagtattcattgatgatatccccGTGTACTCTAGTAGCCAGG of Nicotiana tomentosiformis chromosome 7, ASM39032v3, whole genome shotgun sequence contains these proteins:
- the LOC138895333 gene encoding uncharacterized protein; this encodes MQGLQTPGVPLAQSIDVAQAQVGHVMTDDEQRRLERFGRLQPPSFSGDESRDAQDFLDIWWEAYERCMPVDAASLIWHEFSVLFLEKFVPLSHREELRKKFEQLRQDGISMTQYEISCNRERVSAVTFDEVVDIARQIEMVHSQEREEREAKKPRGSGAPNGVHSGGQSYHNKSRPYRPAQTARPVHRGASSSHSPYSTRPGQSSLSALPAQCSSRSPSVQGSFVPGSSDSYCGSRGPPQYLSLFFKRGCFECGELRHVKRFSPHLRRGPV